The DNA window GCGCAAGCCTGAGCCGCGAAGAATGCTCACATCAGACACTCTTTTCCGTTCGCGCGTGAGGGGGGGACATATGCTCACTGGTCATGCACAATTGCCCCAGTTACATTGTCAGTTATCTATTTTACTGATTTTTGTAATAATATTCACTAAGTTCTATCCCAGCCTCATGGGCCATTTCCATTACCGGCAGATAATCATCTTTTTCGGTCTGGACAAATTTCTGTGCCCCGAATTTAGATAACACCACCTTCCCCTGAGGATAATTATGGAGATCCAGCAAGGTTTCTTTCAGCTTTTTCTTTAACTGCGGATCAGTGTCGGCAACGACGCAAAGACCGTTTGACGGCACCCTGGGGGATTTTGCGATGACATACAGATCGGAGTAAATCCTGCTGTCCGTTTCGCTGGATCGTTCGTATATCGTATTCTTGGCAGCACCCACATCTGCATGTCCTTCAAGGACTGCAATGATTGCCGCGTCATGGCTGCCGGAGAAATAAAAATCCTTGAAAAAAGTTTGATGATCGGCAACCCCTTTACTTTTGAGATAGGCCAGAGGGAAAAGATATCCGGCGGTGGTGGCTTTTTCGACAAAAACCATCACCTTGCCTTTCATGTCTGAAACGTTTTTTATGCCGCTGTCATTCCTTGAAAAAAGATAACCGAAATAGGTTGACGTTCCGTCCATGTTTACCGGTCTGGCCAGAGGCTCGACATGCAATTGTGAAATTGCCAGAGCTGCGGTGAAAGAACCAAGAAAGGCGGCATTGACCCTTTTTTCCTTGAGACTCTCAATGATATTTCCGTAACGACTTATCATGGTGAGTTTAACATCCACACCGATTTTATCGGACAGATATTCGGCAAGCGGTCTGAAACGTTCCATCTGTTTAAAAACATTCATTTCAGGAAGTACGCCGATAACAAACTCTTCCCCCCTGGATACTGCCGGATTGACCTGAAGAGCGATCAGGACTAAAAGAAAACACAGGATTTTTCCCTTCAATGAAAGACGACTTGGCATGATCATAATTCCTCCCCTCTGTTGGCATTCCGGAATGTCACTGGGTGGTGTCGGTTTCCAGCACCCAGATCCTGACATAAATAAGACCGTGAACATGCAGATTTTCAACAAAACAGGGCCTCCAGACTTACACCTTAAAGCGGCCTTTTTTCATTACTTGACAAGTTCATCCCATCCTGCTAACTGTATGTACCTTCATAAAAAAAGGCAGCTGTGAATGGTAAATAAATTCATATCGGTTTACGCTATCAAGCTTGTTCACCATATGTAAGGATACCAGATTCGATTTCATTGACAACGCGAATCGTTTTCATGAGAAAGTCCCTCGAATCTGTTGACTTATACAATTTCGTTTATCAATCATATACAGATTTCGTGTAGTTAAAAAGCCTTTAAATGCAGAAATAACCAACTAGTTGAGATTTAGTCGACTGTGACCAATCAACCGGACAAACTAATTATTTTTATAGCACGGGGGAATCCCCCGGTTTTTTCAAGTGAGGTAATACCATGAAAAAAAACCCGATCAGACTGAATGACTCCTTTAAAGCCTACACGTTCGATCAGGACAAAGCCTGTACACCCGAAGAAACCGTTAAACAATTCAAGGCCAGACTTGAAAAAGTCGATCTCGATATCCTTAAAGACGTGCAGCGCATAGACAACGGCAGGCTGGACATCCCGGTCTACTTCAGCCTT is part of the Pseudomonadota bacterium genome and encodes:
- a CDS encoding phosphate/phosphite/phosphonate ABC transporter substrate-binding protein — encoded protein: MIMPSRLSLKGKILCFLLVLIALQVNPAVSRGEEFVIGVLPEMNVFKQMERFRPLAEYLSDKIGVDVKLTMISRYGNIIESLKEKRVNAAFLGSFTAALAISQLHVEPLARPVNMDGTSTYFGYLFSRNDSGIKNVSDMKGKVMVFVEKATTAGYLFPLAYLKSKGVADHQTFFKDFYFSGSHDAAIIAVLEGHADVGAAKNTIYERSSETDSRIYSDLYVIAKSPRVPSNGLCVVADTDPQLKKKLKETLLDLHNYPQGKVVLSKFGAQKFVQTEKDDYLPVMEMAHEAGIELSEYYYKNQ